The window TTAATTAGTTCTGCAGTCCCGATTTCGAGTTTATGTTGAATCGATAAAGGATATCCAAACTCTAAAGAATAATAAAAAGAATGTAGTCGATTAACAATATCGGCTACCTCTTCTGTCATCAATAAAGCTTCTTTAGATAGCTGGTTTTGTAATTTAGTTAATAAAGTTTTACTATTTACATCCACATATAACGGATTCAGTATTATATGACTATATTTATCTATACTAAAAGCTTTATCCTTGTCATTTAAGATCCACGGCCCTTCACCACCATTACACTGTATATCAAGCTCTGTAACCATACGTCGAAATACTTTACAATCTTCAAAGGATATCACCGTTACCTTATCATGGGATATTTCAAACTCCAATATAGAATCTTGATATAGTAATTTCATATCACGAGCACCCTCTCTGTGGAGTCTATAACTTCACTTTGCTTATCTCCAACTACAATTTCCATTCTTGAAAACTGCTTTTCTGTAACAGTTAACATAAACAAGCTGCCACTAGGTGGCTTATTTTTGCGTACATGCTCCATGATAAGATTGGCACTAGTTGTATTAAGAACTAACTTTGAATATACAGACTCTTGTAACATAAGAAAGCCAGATACAATTAAATACTTTCTAAAACTCCTATATTCTTTTCGATCTTCCGATGTTAACGTCGGCAAGTCAAACATTACTAGTATTCTCATAAATCTATAGCTCATATTCTATAAACCTAATTTGATTAACATCTTGAGTACGTAATGCATCAAATACACTTTTACAATAAATACGAATTGCTGCACTAAATGTTTGAATAGTATCATTAATCTTTACATCTTCAGATAAAAGTTCTATAAGTGAAAGCTTTACATTACGGTCGAATTCTGTAGGTTTTAACTTGATAACTACTGCATCAACAAATCCACGTAATGGTTCCATTAAATCAGATCCTAGATTATACGGATTAAATTGATTACAGTGATTTAGCCCTAGCTGTGTAATATATCCTAAGGATAAAATTTCTCGATTTACTGCTGAAAGTAATATAGCATATCCATAATTAAGGGCTGCATTAATAGGATTATCTTGGTCCCGAGAAAATGATTTTCCAAACAAGGCATTGAAATATACCTTTGCGGCATGCCCTTCACGTTGAGTTTCATCGTTTAAGGTCAACTCATCTAGATATTGATATAACAAATCTGCCTCAGCCAACTCTTGATGCTTCAATAAGTCGGCTTGATTCATAATTTTATGCCGTACAATTTCAGTCCAAATATAAGCTTGTACATCTTTAGACCACTCAGCTTGCTCCCGGCAGCGTTTACTACTATTATGACTACCGTGTAATGGAAGAACCTCACTAGCAGGGTTGCGTTTCTCATCACAAAAGACAATAGCTACCTTCTTTTTAATCAATTCATTTAGGAGTACGGCGGTGAGACTCACCGCCGTAGATTCAATAATCAACATATAGATTTCATCAATATATACTTTAGTCGTCTCAAAGTCCTTGCGAATAATCATGTAATTCATTTTAAAGTCTAACTTCGAACGACTACCTATGACTACTGTGCGCCAACTCATAATAACCCCTAGCACTAATGCCCACTCTTTAAACTATAGTGATTTCATTAGAATATAGACCAGTAATAGATTGATTTATAATTTTAAATTCATCTAAAGTATGAATTTTAACCCCAATTGTTGAACGAGAAGCAGTTATCCCTAAAGCTTTTACATCAAATGTAGTTTTACTATTAGTAAGTAAATTCAATACCTCAAGCAGATAAATACTTTGCTCCTCTAACGTCATGTTCATAAATTTACTACGTCCTACCGTAGATAGCTCATCTACTTTATTCCCCTTCATTTTCATGTATAAAGGGGTACGCAATTTACTCATAAGATAATCATATACAATAAGTCCATCCTTATCAGTTATAGAAACTATATTGGTAGAACCCTCATTATATATGCGGGTTGTTACTGTAGATGCTTTAATATTATTATTGTCTTTATGTAGTAAAGCAAACTTCTCAAGCACCTTAATATATACAGCGATATTTGCAGGTACTACTACTTCTACCGCATTATCAATATAGATATTGCTATTAGTCTTCCCGCCCAAATAGTAATAGAACCCATTAACCTTAACAAGTTGATTAATACATAGCTTTCTATAAATAATAGAGATATCTTTCGCTTGTGGAGTGATAGAGGCTACATAATCAATCAAATCTTGATCTG of the Veillonella parvula genome contains:
- the csn2 gene encoding type II-A CRISPR-associated protein Csn2 — translated: MKLLYQDSILEFEISHDKVTVISFEDCKVFRRMVTELDIQCNGGEGPWILNDKDKAFSIDKYSHIILNPLYVDVNSKTLLTKLQNQLSKEALLMTEEVADIVNRLHSFYYSLEFGYPLSIQHKLEIGTAELIKLGSFNFEFNRKGDIMDLMSYIEVVDTLLSPMLYIVVNLDLVLNDEELNTFYQNMLSRQLRLVCLTTGSLNKENLDKSLINGYILDNDFCVI
- the cas2 gene encoding CRISPR-associated endonuclease Cas2, whose amino-acid sequence is MRILVMFDLPTLTSEDRKEYRSFRKYLIVSGFLMLQESVYSKLVLNTTSANLIMEHVRKNKPPSGSLFMLTVTEKQFSRMEIVVGDKQSEVIDSTERVLVI
- the cas1 gene encoding type II CRISPR-associated endonuclease Cas1; the encoded protein is MSWRTVVIGSRSKLDFKMNYMIIRKDFETTKVYIDEIYMLIIESTAVSLTAVLLNELIKKKVAIVFCDEKRNPASEVLPLHGSHNSSKRCREQAEWSKDVQAYIWTEIVRHKIMNQADLLKHQELAEADLLYQYLDELTLNDETQREGHAAKVYFNALFGKSFSRDQDNPINAALNYGYAILLSAVNREILSLGYITQLGLNHCNQFNPYNLGSDLMEPLRGFVDAVVIKLKPTEFDRNVKLSLIELLSEDVKINDTIQTFSAAIRIYCKSVFDALRTQDVNQIRFIEYEL